The sequence below is a genomic window from bacterium.
GAGCTCATGAATCGCATTCCACAGTTTATCGCGAATGATTTTCCTGGGGAGACGCCTTCACTGCTTGCCGAGAAGCTCTCAACGTTCGTTCATGTGATAAAACCGTCCGGAGGCGTTGCAAAAACCTGTTTCGCGAATGATGGCACCGGCGCAAATGAAACGGCAGTGAAACTCCTCTTACATACCCAGCCGGGTAAAAATGTCTTTCTCGCATTCGTCGGCGCATTCCATGGACGCACCGGCTTCTCGCTTCCGCTCATGGGAAGCAAATCTATTCATACGCGGGATTTTCCGAAAGCCTATACGGTGCTCCATGTGCCATTCCCCGAACAGGGAAAGAGTTCCTGGTATGGAAACCGGGCTATTGAATGGGAGCGCTGCATTGATGCGTTCATAGAGCGGGAATACTTCGGCAGCGTGGTTGACCCAAAGAAAATCGCCGGCATATTCCTCGAGATAGTGCAGGGCGAGGGAGGAATCCGCCCCATATCGCCCGAAGGTTTGTGGCGCATAATAAAGCTCTCCAGAAAATATGACATTCCCATCGTGGTTGACGAGGTCCAGACGGGCTTCGGGAGAACGGGGAAGCTTTTCGCCTTCGAGCGTTATGATTTTGAGCCACATGTGGTCACCATGGCAAAGAGCTTCACCCAACTGGTCCCGGGGGGCGCTACGGTATTCGGAGAGCAGTATGATTTCAAGGAAGAGGGGGTTCATTCGGGAACATTCCAGGGAAATGCCATGGCGTGCCGGGCGGCACTGCAAGTCATCGCGGCGTTTGAAGACGGAAGCCTTCTTGCGCATGTAAACGAAATGTCGGGAGTTTTGAAAGATCTTGCGGACCGTTTTGCTTCATACGCCGAAAGAAAACTGCATGGCGCCGTCCGCGACGTGCGAGGACTCGGGCTTATGTATGGAATCGAGTTCGGTGATGCGAAATTTCGTGACGAAGTTTTGCATC
It includes:
- a CDS encoding aminotransferase class III-fold pyridoxal phosphate-dependent enzyme; this encodes MVTKRPILEIPGPKAREVIERQKKYTATTTVDSPLVAKRGNGVWLTTVDDQLVLDGTSGVGVSGLGYGNVGLIRAVIDELMNRIPQFIANDFPGETPSLLAEKLSTFVHVIKPSGGVAKTCFANDGTGANETAVKLLLHTQPGKNVFLAFVGAFHGRTGFSLPLMGSKSIHTRDFPKAYTVLHVPFPEQGKSSWYGNRAIEWERCIDAFIEREYFGSVVDPKKIAGIFLEIVQGEGGIRPISPEGLWRIIKLSRKYDIPIVVDEVQTGFGRTGKLFAFERYDFEPHVVTMAKSFTQLVPGGATVFGEQYDFKEEGVHSGTFQGNAMACRAALQVIAAFEDGSLLAHVNEMSGVLKDLADRFASYAERKLHGAVRDVRGLGLMYGIEFGDAKFRDEVLHRSLIRGLNLIGAGHKEKNPTIRLLPPLIIRKAELKEMFEILHEAFDATVDLIR